One window from the genome of Nicotiana tomentosiformis chromosome 5, ASM39032v3, whole genome shotgun sequence encodes:
- the LOC104095889 gene encoding probable methylenetetrahydrofolate reductase (NADH), producing MKVIDKIHESAKTDRVVFSFEFFPPKTEDGVDNLFERMERMVSHNPSFCDITWGAGGSTADLTLEIANRMQNMVCVETMMHLTCTNMPVEKIDHALETIKSNGIQNVLALRGDPPHGQDKFVQVEGGFACALDLVKHMRAKYGDYFGITVAGYPEAHPDVIPANGIATQETYENDLAYLKKKVDAGADLIVTQLFYDTDIFLKFVNDCRQIGITCPIVPGIMPINNYKGFLRMTGFCKTKIPAEITAALEPIKDNEEAVKAYGIHQATEMCKKILATGIKTLHLYTLNMEKSALAILMNLGLIEESKISRPLPWRRPTNVFRVKEDVRPIFWANRPKSYISRTIGWDEYPHGRWGNAQNPSYGALSDYQFMRARSRDKKLQEEWAVALNSVEDIYERFMNCCLGKLRSCPWSELDGLQPETKIIDEHLGNINTKGFLTINSQPAVNGAKSDAPSIGWGGPGGYVYQKAYLEFFCSREKLNALVEKCKAFPFLTYMAVNKEGNWISNANQTDINAVTWGVFPGKEIVQPTVVDPASFMVWKDEAFEIWSRGWAQLYQESDPSRKLLEQVQNSYFLVSLVDNDYINGDLFAIFKDI from the exons ATGAAGGTAATTGACAAAATTCACGAATCAGCCAAAACTGATAGAGTAGTCTTCTCCTTTGAATTCTTTCCCCCCAAAACTGAAGATGGGGTTGATAATTTGTTCGAAAGAATGGAAAGAATGGTGTCACATAATCCTTCTTTCTGTGATATTACATGGGGTGCAG GTGGATCAACAGCAGATCTGACACTTGAGATTGCAAACAGAATGCAGAACATGGTTTGTGTTGAAACCATGATGCATTTGACTTGTACAAATATGCCTGTTGAGAAAATTGATCATGCCCTTGAAACTATCAAGTCTAATGGGATCCAAAATGTTCTTGCTCTTCGTGGCGATCCTCCTCATGGACAAGATAAGTTTGTTCAAGTTGAAGGTGGTTTTGCCTGTGCCTTAGATCTG GTAAAGCACATGCGGGCCAAGTATGGAGACTACTTCGGGATAACTGTCGCAGGTTACCCAG AGGCACATCCTGATGTTATACCTGCTAATGGAATAGCTACACAAGAGACATATGAAAATGACCTTGCCTATCTAAAAAAGAAG GTTGATGCTGGAGCTGATCTCATTGTAACTCAACTCTTCTATGATACTGACATTTTCCTCAAGTTTGTCAATGATTGTCGTCAAATTGGGATAACTTGTCCTATTGTCCCGGGAATCATGCCCATCAACAATTATAAGGGCTTCTTGCGCATGACTGGTTTTTGCAAAACCAAG ATCCCAGCAGAGATTACAGCTGCCTTGGAACCGATTAAGGATAACGAAGAAGCTGTCAAAGCTTACGGAATTCACCAAGCGACTGAAATGTGCAAGAAGATTTTGGCCACTGGCATTAAGACCTTGCATCTTTATACATTAAACATGGAGAAATCAGCACTAGCCATTTTGATG AATCTTGGATTGATAGAAGAGTCCAAAATTTCAAGGCCATTACCTTGGAGGCGTCCTACAAATGTTTTCCGTGTTAAAGAAGATGTCCGTCCTATATTCTG GGCCAACCGTCCGAAGAGCTACATTTCAAGGACCATTGGTTGGGATGAGTATCCACATGGCAGATGGGGCAATGCTCAAAATCCATCATATGGAGCACTTAGCGATTATCAG TTCATGAGGGCACGTTCACGTGATAAGAAACTTCAAGAGGAATGGGCTGTTGCTCTCAATAGTGTGGAAGACATCTATGAG AGATTTATGAACTGCTGTCTTGGGAAGCTGAGAAGTTGTCCTTGGTCTGAGTTAGATGGGCTTCAGCCAGAGACGAAGATCATCGATGAACATTTGGGTAACATAAACACGAAAGGTTTCCTGACTATTAACAGCCAACCAGCAGTTAATGGAGCAAAATCTGATGCTCCTTCTATTG GATGGGGCGGCCCTGGTGGATATGTTTATCAAAAGGCATACTTGGAGTTCTTTTGCTCTCGCGAAAAGTTGAATGCTCttgtcgaaaaatgcaaagcttTCCCCTTCCTTACCTATATGGCTGTGAACAAGGAAGGAAACTGGATTTCCAATGCCAACCAAACCGATATCAATGCAGTGACATGGGGAGTTTTCCCAGGTAAGGAGATTGTACAACCAACGGTGGTCGATCCCGCCAGCTTCATGGTGTGGAAGGATGAGGCATTTGAAATCTGGTCAAGAGGTTGGGCTCAATTATACCAAGAGAGTGATCCATCAAGAAAATTGCTTGAACAA GTTCAGAACAGTTACTTCTTGGTTAGCCTTGTCGACAACGATTACATCAATGGAGATTTGTTTGCCATCTTCAAGGATATCTGA